A DNA window from Altererythrobacter sp. B11 contains the following coding sequences:
- a CDS encoding XrtA/PEP-CTERM system-associated ATPase has protein sequence MFDDFYGLTGKPFQLTPDPAFYFRSITHRKALSYLGYGLAQGEGFIVITGEVGAGKSTLVAHLVDTIDPRQLTVGQIVTSKLDEEEIVHVVAQAFGLDIAGHDKATALGAIEAFLHEEAREGRRCLLIVDESQNLAVAALEELRMLSNFQLGNHPLLQTLLLGQPEFRTVLQGHESLEQLRQRVIAAHHLTPMEPAEIEPYVIHRLEKVGWNGTPAFDPQVFADLHAASGGVPRRVNQIANRLLLLGAVEQRNRIDGAMLAMVLKEMEGERGSREALRAAPRPAQAGMRPAHPAEGAPVQDRPRFGRKDVEAMLAARDAQIAELQQAIIELSSQRDEALVNALRPEITAMQEQVARIDARVFEQERTIRQTLTMLIEWIESEMEQSKAA, from the coding sequence ATGTTCGACGATTTCTACGGCCTCACCGGCAAGCCCTTCCAGCTGACGCCCGATCCGGCCTTCTATTTCCGCAGCATCACCCATCGCAAGGCGCTGTCCTATCTCGGATATGGCCTGGCGCAGGGCGAAGGCTTCATCGTCATCACCGGCGAGGTGGGCGCGGGCAAATCCACGCTGGTGGCGCATCTGGTGGACACCATCGACCCGCGCCAGCTGACCGTGGGGCAGATCGTCACCAGCAAGCTGGACGAAGAAGAAATCGTGCATGTGGTGGCGCAGGCCTTCGGGCTGGACATCGCCGGGCATGACAAGGCCACCGCCCTGGGCGCGATCGAGGCCTTCCTGCATGAGGAAGCGCGCGAGGGCCGCCGCTGCCTGCTGATCGTGGACGAATCACAGAACCTGGCCGTGGCCGCGCTGGAAGAGCTGCGCATGCTGTCCAACTTCCAGCTGGGCAACCATCCGCTGCTGCAGACGCTGCTGCTGGGCCAGCCCGAGTTCCGCACCGTGCTGCAGGGCCATGAATCGCTGGAGCAGCTGCGCCAGCGCGTGATCGCCGCCCACCACCTGACGCCGATGGAGCCGGCCGAGATCGAGCCTTACGTGATCCACCGGCTGGAGAAGGTGGGCTGGAACGGCACGCCGGCATTCGATCCGCAGGTCTTTGCCGATCTCCACGCGGCGAGCGGCGGCGTGCCCCGGCGGGTGAACCAGATCGCCAACCGCCTGCTGCTGCTGGGCGCGGTGGAACAGCGCAACCGGATCGACGGCGCCATGCTGGCCATGGTGCTGAAGGAGATGGAAGGGGAGCGCGGATCGCGCGAGGCGCTCCGCGCGGCACCCCGTCCCGCGCAGGCGGGGATGCGCCCGGCGCACCCCGCGGAGGGCGCCCCGGTACAGGATCGGCCGCGCTTCGGGCGCAAGGACGTGGAAGCCATGCTGGCCGCGCGCGACGCGCAAATTGCCGAGCTGCAACAAGCGATTATCGAGCTTTCCTCCCAGCGGGACGAGGCGCTGGTAAACGCGCTGCGCCCCGAAATCACTGCGATGCAGGAACAGGTCGCCCGCATCGATGCCCGCGTGTTCGAGCAGGAACGCACGATCCGCCAGACGCTGACCATGCTCATCGAGTGGATCGAGAGCGAGATGGAGCAGAGCAAGGCGGCCTAG
- a CDS encoding XrtA system polysaccharide deacetylase yields the protein MRAVVNGLSVDVEAWFQVGAFERVIAREDWPGLEDRVERNMREILDLFDEAQAKATFFTLGWVACRHGPLMREIAARGHELASHGWDHRRVFTMDRKAFGEDIARARKAIEDAAGQQVSGYRAPSFSIDQRTPWAFAELAEQGYAYSSSVAPVAHDHYGWPEAPRFAFHPLADADLVEIPVTTAVLAGRRLAPGGGGFFRVLPYGFSRWAIRQVNREYGRPGVFYFHPWEIDPGQPRVARAPLRSRLRHYTNLRGMAPKLRRLLGDFAWGRMDALAQREAAALAPAAGRAAAA from the coding sequence ATGCGCGCCGTGGTCAACGGCCTTTCGGTGGATGTGGAAGCCTGGTTTCAGGTCGGCGCCTTCGAGCGGGTGATCGCGCGCGAGGACTGGCCGGGCCTTGAGGACCGGGTGGAGCGCAACATGCGCGAAATCCTCGACCTGTTCGACGAAGCGCAGGCCAAGGCGACATTCTTCACCCTCGGCTGGGTGGCATGCCGCCATGGCCCGCTGATGCGCGAGATCGCCGCGCGGGGGCATGAGCTGGCCAGCCACGGCTGGGACCATCGCCGCGTGTTCACCATGGACCGCAAGGCCTTTGGCGAAGACATCGCCCGGGCGCGCAAGGCGATCGAGGATGCCGCGGGGCAGCAGGTCTCCGGCTATCGCGCGCCGAGCTTCTCGATCGACCAGCGCACCCCCTGGGCCTTCGCGGAACTGGCGGAGCAGGGCTATGCCTATTCCTCCAGCGTCGCCCCAGTGGCGCATGACCATTATGGCTGGCCCGAGGCACCGCGCTTCGCCTTCCACCCCTTGGCGGATGCCGATCTGGTGGAGATACCCGTCACCACCGCGGTGCTGGCGGGCCGGCGGCTGGCGCCGGGGGGCGGCGGCTTCTTTCGCGTGCTGCCCTATGGCTTCAGCCGCTGGGCGATCCGGCAGGTGAACCGGGAGTATGGCCGGCCGGGCGTGTTCTATTTTCATCCGTGGGAGATCGACCCCGGCCAGCCGCGCGTGGCGCGCGCGCCGCTCCGTTCCCGCCTGCGGCATTACACCAATCTTCGCGGCATGGCCCCCAAGCTGCGCCGGCTGCTGGGCGATTTCGCCTGGGGCCGCATGGATGCGCTGGCGCAGCGGGAAGCCGCGGCGCTCGCTCCGGCCGCAGGAAGGGCGGCGGCGGCGTGA
- a CDS encoding FemAB family XrtA/PEP-CTERM system-associated protein, producing the protein MNAPMALLRETIREADLRDGQEAARIEGFVAEQQGTIFHRPAWLRAVERGTGQRARGLLAERGGAITGWLPLTEVHSPIFGRVLASSGFAVGGGVLAASPSAVMALCRAVQELALRLCCAAVELRGGAAPPDWSLREDSHAGFAGPLQADAEAQLLAIPRKQRAEVRKSLQTDFTVTIGSAAEDRRAHYAVYAESVRNLGTPVFPRSLFAAALDELDGDILTIRHQGRPVASVLSLYHGGAVLPYWGGGTWAARHLRANERMYFELMRHAAGRGCHLFDFGRSKQGSGAFSYKKNWGFAPQPLAYASWTVPGNEARDADPTSARHAARIAAWKKLPLPIANRIGPAIARGLG; encoded by the coding sequence GTGAACGCGCCCATGGCCCTGCTGCGCGAGACGATCCGCGAGGCGGACCTGCGCGACGGGCAGGAAGCCGCGCGCATCGAAGGTTTCGTGGCGGAGCAGCAGGGCACGATCTTCCACCGTCCGGCGTGGCTGCGCGCGGTGGAGCGCGGCACCGGCCAGCGCGCGCGGGGCCTGCTGGCCGAGCGCGGCGGCGCGATCACTGGCTGGTTGCCGCTGACGGAGGTCCATTCCCCGATTTTCGGCCGGGTGCTTGCCTCCAGCGGCTTTGCCGTGGGCGGCGGCGTACTGGCTGCTTCACCCTCTGCCGTCATGGCGCTGTGCCGGGCGGTGCAGGAACTGGCGCTGCGGCTCTGCTGCGCCGCCGTGGAACTGCGGGGCGGTGCCGCTCCGCCGGACTGGAGCCTGCGCGAGGACAGTCATGCCGGCTTCGCGGGGCCATTGCAGGCCGATGCCGAAGCGCAATTGCTCGCCATCCCGCGCAAGCAGCGGGCGGAGGTGCGCAAGAGCCTGCAGACGGATTTCACCGTCACCATCGGCAGCGCGGCGGAGGACCGGCGCGCCCATTACGCGGTCTATGCGGAAAGCGTGCGCAATCTCGGCACGCCGGTGTTTCCCCGCAGCCTGTTCGCCGCCGCGCTGGATGAGCTGGACGGCGATATTCTCACCATCCGCCATCAGGGGCGGCCGGTGGCCAGCGTGCTCTCGCTCTATCACGGCGGCGCGGTGCTGCCCTATTGGGGTGGCGGAACCTGGGCGGCGCGCCATCTGCGCGCGAATGAGCGGATGTATTTCGAACTGATGCGTCATGCCGCCGGCCGCGGCTGCCACCTGTTCGATTTCGGCCGCAGCAAGCAGGGCAGCGGCGCGTTCAGCTACAAGAAGAACTGGGGCTTCGCACCGCAGCCGCTTGCCTACGCCAGCTGGACCGTGCCCGGCAACGAAGCGCGCGACGCGGATCCCACCAGCGCCCGCCATGCGGCGCGGATCGCGGCGTGGAAGAAGCTGCCGCTGCCGATCGCCAATCGCATCGGCCCGGCCATCGCGCGGGGGCTGGGATGA
- a CDS encoding TIGR03087 family PEP-CTERM/XrtA system glycosyltransferase yields MSGILFLAHRLPYPPDRGDRIRSCNILRALADLGPVHVGCFAESRADLRHEAWLREVAASHCMPLRSKPLPLAGVEALLRGEAISLAAFRHRGLMRWVRETLAREAVDTIYVFSGQMGQYVPADWQGRLVVDLVDVDSAKFEAYAATARPPMAQIHAREGRLLRSEEARLAARADHTLLVSEAEAALCRARVGAAGRDIRALAMGIDAARFDPAQVAPHPELASAPGPHILFTGQMDYPPNVAAARRVIERLLPAIRQHIPTAQFHVVGRCPGARLRGADGQGGVRVWGEVPDVRPFLAAADLVIAPMEIARGVQNKVLEAMAMERAVLLTPDAATGIGAMDGQDFAVESSDGALVARALALLAAPARAAAMGQAARRFVVERMSWPAALAALPALLGRDGQQPGRRDAA; encoded by the coding sequence ATGAGCGGCATCCTGTTCCTGGCGCACCGCCTGCCCTATCCGCCCGACCGGGGCGACCGCATACGCTCCTGCAATATCCTGCGCGCGCTGGCCGATCTCGGCCCGGTGCATGTCGGCTGCTTTGCGGAAAGCCGCGCCGATCTGCGGCATGAGGCATGGCTGCGGGAGGTTGCGGCGAGCCATTGCATGCCGCTGCGCAGCAAGCCCCTGCCGCTCGCCGGAGTGGAGGCACTGCTGCGCGGCGAAGCGATCAGCCTTGCCGCCTTCCGCCATCGCGGGCTGATGCGGTGGGTGCGGGAGACGCTGGCACGCGAGGCGGTGGATACGATCTACGTCTTTTCCGGGCAGATGGGGCAATATGTCCCCGCCGATTGGCAGGGGCGGCTGGTGGTCGATCTGGTGGATGTCGATTCCGCCAAGTTCGAAGCCTATGCCGCCACCGCGCGCCCGCCGATGGCGCAGATCCATGCGCGGGAGGGGCGGCTGTTGCGCTCGGAAGAGGCGCGGCTTGCGGCGCGCGCCGATCACACGCTGCTGGTGAGCGAGGCGGAAGCCGCGCTGTGCCGCGCGCGCGTGGGCGCTGCGGGGCGGGATATTCGCGCGCTGGCCATGGGCATCGATGCCGCGCGCTTCGATCCGGCTCAGGTGGCGCCGCATCCAGAGCTGGCGAGCGCGCCGGGGCCGCACATCCTGTTTACCGGGCAGATGGATTATCCGCCCAATGTCGCTGCCGCCCGGCGCGTGATCGAGCGCCTACTGCCCGCGATCCGCCAGCATATCCCGACGGCGCAGTTCCATGTCGTGGGGCGGTGCCCCGGCGCACGGCTACGCGGCGCCGACGGGCAGGGCGGAGTGCGCGTGTGGGGCGAAGTGCCCGATGTGCGACCCTTCCTTGCCGCTGCCGATCTGGTGATCGCCCCGATGGAGATCGCGCGCGGGGTGCAGAACAAGGTGCTGGAAGCCATGGCGATGGAGCGCGCAGTGCTGCTGACGCCCGATGCGGCGACCGGCATCGGCGCCATGGATGGGCAGGATTTCGCGGTGGAATCGAGCGACGGGGCGCTCGTCGCCCGGGCGCTCGCCCTGCTGGCGGCCCCGGCACGGGCGGCGGCGATGGGGCAGGCGGCGCGCCGCTTCGTGGTGGAACGGATGAGCTGGCCCGCCGCACTCGCCGCCCTGCCGGCGCTGCTGGGCCGCGATGGTCAGCAGCCGGGGCGGCGCGATGCAGCCTGA
- the xrtA gene encoding exosortase A, with the protein MQPDLALPRPGAWLARVPAAWRGPLLRLGLACAGAVLLFLRDWRDMAHQWWDVSTYNHILLIPLILLWLVRLRAPQLAHLQPAAWWPGLIPVAGALLLWLLGSISGLNLASQLGAVALVPGLVLALLGPRVAAGLLFPLCYVLFLVPFGDFLVPALQMVTAKLTIALTHASGVPAQIEGVFIDTPAGLFEVAEACSGVKFLIAMIALGALVSHVCFRSWWRRAAFMAVAVVLPILANGVRAWGTIYIAQSQGVEFAAGFDHIFYGWIFFALAMAALLAAGWPFFDRDPEEPFLDPAALAAAPLFGWTDRFTGRGWPVLAVLAAMLLGVTGWSAAAHRIEAPLPQDIRLPAVPGWQRVAYRPEIAWQPRAGGADQRLIGRYRDAQGRTVDVVYALYSAQDEVRDAGGFGEGALTPDTPWRWLEDAAPLAGGKAEWLQAEGRLKRYALTLYRTGDLLTGSNARLKLANMRDRIALRARPTAMLILSAEDRPGQPARDSVEAFIRSAGPPAQWMDRLAQLP; encoded by the coding sequence ATGCAGCCTGATCTGGCCCTGCCGCGACCCGGCGCATGGCTCGCGCGCGTGCCGGCGGCATGGCGCGGGCCGCTGCTGCGGCTCGGCCTCGCCTGCGCCGGCGCGGTGCTGCTGTTCCTGCGCGACTGGCGCGACATGGCGCATCAATGGTGGGACGTTTCCACCTACAACCACATTCTGCTGATTCCCTTGATCCTGCTGTGGCTGGTGCGCCTGCGCGCGCCGCAGCTGGCCCATTTGCAGCCGGCGGCGTGGTGGCCGGGGCTGATCCCCGTGGCGGGCGCGCTGCTGCTGTGGCTGCTCGGCAGTATCAGCGGCCTCAACCTCGCCAGCCAACTGGGCGCGGTGGCACTGGTGCCGGGCCTCGTGCTGGCGCTGCTGGGGCCGCGCGTGGCGGCGGGGCTGCTGTTCCCGCTTTGCTACGTGCTGTTCCTGGTGCCCTTCGGCGATTTCCTGGTGCCGGCGCTGCAGATGGTGACGGCGAAGCTCACCATCGCGCTCACCCATGCCAGCGGAGTGCCCGCGCAGATCGAGGGCGTGTTCATCGATACGCCGGCCGGCCTGTTCGAGGTGGCGGAGGCCTGTTCCGGCGTGAAGTTCCTGATCGCCATGATCGCGCTGGGCGCGCTGGTGAGCCATGTGTGCTTCCGCAGCTGGTGGCGCCGCGCCGCCTTCATGGCGGTGGCGGTGGTGCTGCCGATCCTTGCCAATGGCGTGCGCGCCTGGGGGACGATCTATATCGCCCAGTCGCAGGGGGTGGAGTTCGCCGCCGGCTTCGATCACATCTTCTACGGCTGGATCTTCTTCGCGCTGGCGATGGCGGCGCTGCTCGCCGCCGGCTGGCCCTTCTTCGATCGCGATCCGGAAGAGCCCTTCCTCGATCCCGCAGCGCTGGCGGCGGCGCCGCTGTTCGGCTGGACCGACCGCTTCACGGGGCGCGGCTGGCCGGTGCTGGCGGTGCTGGCCGCCATGCTGCTGGGGGTGACGGGGTGGAGCGCGGCGGCGCACCGGATCGAAGCGCCGCTGCCGCAGGACATTCGCCTGCCGGCGGTGCCCGGATGGCAGCGCGTCGCCTATCGCCCGGAGATCGCCTGGCAGCCGCGTGCGGGCGGGGCGGATCAGCGCCTGATCGGCCGCTATCGCGATGCGCAGGGGCGAACGGTCGATGTGGTCTACGCGCTCTATTCCGCGCAGGACGAGGTGCGCGATGCGGGTGGTTTCGGGGAAGGGGCGCTGACGCCCGATACGCCCTGGCGCTGGCTGGAAGACGCGGCGCCCCTGGCCGGAGGCAAGGCGGAGTGGTTGCAGGCCGAAGGGCGGCTGAAGCGCTATGCGCTCACCCTCTACCGGACGGGCGACCTGCTCACCGGCAGCAATGCCCGGCTGAAGCTCGCCAATATGCGCGACCGGATCGCCCTGCGCGCCCGCCCCACTGCCATGCTGATCCTTTCGGCTGAGGACCGGCCGGGCCAGCCGGCGCGGGACAGTGTCGAAGCGTTTATCCGCTCCGCCGGCCCACCCGCGCAATGGATGGACCGGCTGGCGCAACTGCCCTAA
- a CDS encoding XrtA/PEP-CTERM system amidotransferase: protein MCGIAGIFHCGTAKPVDPLRVERMCDVLAHRGPDGSGVWTAPGVGLGHRRLSIIDLAGSPQPMHAADGGAVIVFNGEIYNYRELRRELERDGAQFRTDGDTEVILAAWQRWGVDCLERLNGMFAFALYDCRTRSLFLARDRFGVKPLFMAHLSDGSLAFASELKGLLAHPLLRREADPLAIEDYLAWGYVPDHRSILKGVEKLPAGHFRLLRHDAPPAAPQRWWQLSFAERHRGKPRDLEAELLHHMREAVTSRMVADVPLGAFLSGGVDSSSVVALMAEASREPVRTCSIGFDVASADETSHAARVAELFGTSHEARRVSADQFGQIDTLAALFDEPFADASALPTWRVCQLAREKVTVALSGDGADEAMAGYRRQVFFAHEERVRALLPAPLRRHVLGPLGQLYPKADWAPRPLRAKATLLALAEDAEHAYARSLAVAGPERRAALYSRDFARRIGGYRAEQPFMETMRSAPARSGLDRAQYADLTFWLPGDILTKVDRTSMAVGLEAREPLLDHRLVSFAAALPERMRVQGGQGKYLLKQAMRRYLPDDILFRPKQGFVTPIADWLRGPLAGQARGIAASAALARTGWFDTIAVSRLAEQHISGRFDNSRILWQLLMLDRSLVRLGITG from the coding sequence ATGTGCGGAATTGCCGGCATTTTCCATTGCGGCACGGCGAAGCCCGTCGATCCGCTGCGGGTCGAGCGGATGTGCGATGTGCTGGCGCATCGCGGGCCGGACGGATCGGGCGTATGGACCGCGCCGGGCGTGGGGCTGGGCCATCGGCGCCTGTCGATCATCGACCTCGCCGGTTCGCCCCAGCCGATGCATGCCGCCGATGGCGGGGCGGTGATCGTCTTCAACGGCGAGATCTACAATTACCGCGAGCTCCGGCGGGAGCTGGAGCGGGACGGGGCGCAGTTCCGCACGGACGGCGATACGGAAGTGATCCTCGCCGCCTGGCAGCGGTGGGGCGTGGACTGCCTCGAACGGCTGAACGGCATGTTCGCCTTCGCCCTCTATGATTGCCGCACGCGCAGCCTGTTCCTGGCGCGCGACCGCTTCGGCGTGAAGCCGCTGTTCATGGCGCATCTCAGCGATGGCAGCCTGGCTTTCGCGTCCGAGCTCAAGGGCCTGCTCGCGCACCCGCTGCTGCGGCGGGAGGCGGATCCGCTGGCGATCGAGGATTATCTCGCCTGGGGCTATGTCCCCGATCATCGCAGCATCCTGAAGGGGGTGGAGAAGCTCCCCGCCGGCCATTTCCGCCTGCTGCGCCACGATGCGCCGCCCGCCGCGCCGCAACGATGGTGGCAGCTGTCCTTCGCCGAGCGCCACCGGGGCAAGCCGCGCGATCTGGAGGCAGAACTGCTGCACCACATGCGCGAGGCGGTGACCAGCCGCATGGTCGCGGATGTGCCGCTCGGCGCCTTTCTTTCGGGCGGAGTTGATTCTTCCAGCGTGGTGGCGCTGATGGCGGAGGCGAGCCGGGAGCCCGTGCGCACCTGCTCGATCGGCTTCGACGTCGCTTCCGCCGACGAAACATCCCACGCCGCGCGCGTGGCCGAGCTGTTCGGCACCAGCCATGAGGCGCGGCGAGTCAGCGCCGACCAGTTCGGCCAGATCGACACGCTGGCGGCCCTGTTCGACGAACCCTTCGCCGATGCCTCCGCCCTGCCGACTTGGCGGGTGTGCCAGCTGGCCCGGGAGAAGGTGACGGTGGCGCTGTCGGGCGACGGCGCGGACGAGGCGATGGCGGGCTATCGCCGGCAGGTGTTCTTCGCGCATGAGGAGCGGGTGCGCGCACTGCTGCCCGCGCCGCTACGCCGGCACGTACTGGGGCCGCTTGGCCAGCTCTACCCGAAGGCGGACTGGGCGCCGCGCCCGCTGCGCGCCAAGGCGACCCTGCTCGCGCTCGCCGAGGATGCGGAGCATGCCTATGCCCGCAGCCTCGCCGTGGCCGGGCCGGAGCGGCGCGCGGCGCTCTATTCGCGCGATTTCGCGCGGCGGATCGGCGGCTATCGCGCGGAGCAGCCCTTCATGGAGACGATGCGCAGCGCCCCAGCCCGATCAGGGCTGGACCGGGCGCAATATGCCGATCTCACCTTCTGGCTGCCCGGCGACATCCTGACCAAGGTGGACCGCACCAGCATGGCGGTGGGCCTGGAAGCGCGCGAACCACTGCTCGACCACCGCCTCGTCAGCTTCGCCGCCGCTTTGCCCGAGCGGATGCGCGTGCAGGGCGGGCAGGGCAAATATCTGCTGAAGCAGGCCATGCGCCGCTATCTGCCCGACGACATACTGTTCCGCCCTAAGCAGGGCTTCGTCACGCCGATTGCGGACTGGCTGCGCGGCCCGCTGGCCGGGCAGGCGCGCGGCATTGCCGCCAGTGCGGCGCTGGCGCGCACCGGATGGTTCGATACGATCGCGGTCAGCCGTCTGGCGGAGCAGCACATCTCCGGCCGGTTCGACAATTCCCGTATCCTCTGGCAGCTGCTGATGCTCGATCGCTCGCTCGTCCGCCTCGGCATCACCGGCTGA
- the zapE gene encoding cell division protein ZapE — protein MAGLLSRFEELVAAGELQPDADQRRAAERLDRLQSELEKQRGGGLLARLFARPAPVRGVYMWGGVGRGKSMLMDLFHETLAITGKRRVHFHAFMQEVHARLREARKSESGDPIPPVAAAIAQDLRCLAFDEMVVNNSADAMIMSRLFRALICDEGVTLVTTSNRPPADLYKDGLNREHFLPFISLIERQLDVVPLNGPTDYRLDRIAGLETWHVPNGAAATEALREVFFRLTDYPVEDAAHVPAADLDLGGGRMLHVPKSLKGVAVFSFKRLCGEPRGTPDYLALARAYHTVIIVGIPVMGPDMRNEAARFVTLVDALYECKVKLFAAADAQPDALYRAGDGSFEFERTVSRLMEMRSADYMAQGHCSS, from the coding sequence ATGGCAGGGCTGCTTTCGCGTTTCGAAGAGCTGGTCGCCGCGGGGGAATTGCAGCCCGACGCGGATCAGCGGCGCGCGGCCGAGCGGCTGGACCGGCTGCAATCCGAACTTGAGAAGCAGCGCGGCGGAGGCTTGCTGGCGCGGCTGTTCGCCCGCCCTGCGCCCGTGCGCGGCGTCTATATGTGGGGCGGCGTGGGGCGCGGCAAGTCCATGCTGATGGACCTGTTCCACGAAACGCTGGCCATCACGGGGAAGCGCCGCGTGCATTTCCATGCCTTCATGCAGGAGGTCCACGCGCGGCTGCGCGAGGCGCGCAAGTCCGAAAGCGGCGATCCGATCCCCCCCGTTGCCGCCGCCATCGCGCAGGACCTGCGCTGCCTCGCTTTTGACGAGATGGTGGTGAACAATTCCGCCGACGCCATGATCATGAGCCGGCTGTTCCGCGCGCTGATCTGCGATGAAGGCGTGACGCTCGTCACCACCAGCAACCGCCCGCCGGCAGATCTCTACAAGGACGGGCTCAATCGCGAGCATTTCCTGCCGTTCATCAGCCTGATCGAGCGGCAGCTCGACGTGGTGCCGCTGAACGGCCCGACCGATTACCGGCTGGACCGGATCGCGGGGCTGGAAACCTGGCATGTGCCCAATGGCGCCGCCGCCACCGAGGCGCTGCGCGAGGTGTTCTTCCGCCTGACCGACTATCCGGTGGAGGATGCCGCGCATGTTCCTGCCGCCGATCTCGACCTGGGCGGGGGGCGCATGCTGCATGTGCCCAAGAGCCTGAAGGGCGTGGCGGTGTTCAGCTTCAAGCGGCTCTGCGGGGAGCCGCGCGGCACGCCGGACTATCTGGCGCTGGCGCGCGCCTATCACACGGTAATCATCGTCGGCATTCCGGTGATGGGGCCGGATATGCGCAACGAAGCCGCCCGCTTCGTGACGCTGGTGGACGCGCTCTATGAATGCAAGGTCAAGCTGTTCGCCGCCGCCGATGCGCAGCCGGATGCGCTCTATCGCGCGGGCGATGGTTCGTTCGAGTTCGAACGGACGGTGAGCCGGCTGATGGAGATGCGCAGCGCCGACTACATGGCGCAGGGCCACTGCAGCAGCTAA
- a CDS encoding GFA family protein: MGGLVEGQTAAGGCLCGALRYQLAGPSLFVSQCCCKDCQKATGTGHTTIIGVHRSQLTMEGTPATYTNSGDTGGSVTRHFCGTCGGRLYTSGDLPGEFIMIQAGSLDDPDLIAPESVIYTKDAVTWDRFDPALPQYEAMQPRN; encoded by the coding sequence ATGGGCGGACTGGTTGAAGGGCAGACGGCGGCGGGTGGCTGCCTGTGCGGGGCCCTGCGTTATCAACTGGCCGGCCCGAGCCTCTTCGTTTCCCAATGCTGCTGCAAGGATTGCCAGAAGGCGACGGGCACCGGCCATACCACTATCATCGGCGTGCATCGCAGCCAGCTGACGATGGAAGGGACGCCCGCCACCTACACCAACAGCGGTGACACGGGCGGCAGCGTGACGCGGCATTTCTGCGGCACTTGTGGTGGCCGCCTCTATACCTCGGGCGATCTGCCGGGCGAGTTTATCATGATCCAGGCCGGATCGCTGGATGATCCCGATCTGATCGCGCCGGAAAGCGTGATCTACACCAAGGATGCGGTCACTTGGGACCGCTTCGACCCTGCCCTGCCGCAATATGAGGCGATGCAGCCGCGCAATTGA
- a CDS encoding succinate dehydrogenase iron-sulfur subunit: protein MATFTLPKNSKINAPGKHHKAEGAARVQKFKIYRWDPDSGQNPRYDTFEIDLDDCGPMVLDALIKIKNEVDPTLTFRRSCREGICGSCAMNMNGKNGLACTTAMQDLKGEIRVTPLPHMEVVKDLVPDFTHFYAQYASIRPWLQTVSTTPSGKERLQSPEQREQLDGLYECILCACCSTACPSYWWNSDKFLGPAILLQAYRWLADSRDEMTGERLDALEDPFRLYRCHTIMNCANVCPKGLSPAKAIAEIKKMQAERQI from the coding sequence ATGGCCACCTTCACCCTTCCGAAGAACAGCAAGATCAATGCGCCGGGCAAGCACCACAAGGCCGAAGGCGCCGCCCGGGTGCAGAAGTTCAAGATCTATCGCTGGGATCCGGACAGCGGGCAGAACCCGCGCTACGATACGTTCGAGATCGATCTGGACGATTGCGGCCCGATGGTCCTCGACGCGCTCATCAAGATCAAGAACGAGGTCGACCCGACACTGACCTTCCGCCGGTCCTGCCGCGAAGGGATCTGCGGATCCTGCGCGATGAACATGAACGGGAAGAACGGCCTCGCCTGCACCACGGCGATGCAGGACCTGAAGGGCGAAATCCGCGTCACCCCGCTGCCGCATATGGAAGTGGTGAAGGATCTGGTGCCCGACTTCACGCATTTCTATGCGCAATATGCCTCCATTCGTCCGTGGCTGCAGACCGTCTCCACCACGCCCAGCGGCAAGGAACGGCTGCAGAGCCCCGAACAGCGCGAACAGCTGGACGGACTGTATGAGTGCATCCTGTGCGCCTGCTGCTCCACCGCCTGCCCCAGCTATTGGTGGAATTCCGACAAGTTCCTCGGCCCGGCGATCCTGCTGCAGGCTTATCGCTGGCTGGCGGACAGCCGCGACGAGATGACTGGCGAGCGGCTGGATGCGCTGGAAGATCCCTTCCGCCTCTATCGCTGCCACACCATCATGAACTGCGCGAATGTGTGCCCCAAGGGCCTCAGCCCGGCCAAGGCAATCGCGGAGATCAAGAAGATGCAGGCGGAACGCCAGATTTGA